One Arthrobacter sp. StoSoilB19 DNA window includes the following coding sequences:
- a CDS encoding DUF3027 domain-containing protein, with translation MDPQPDQPGTPVQEQAAKTQPKRKAGVPVWRTGKPDAFLAAAVDTARAAVEGITPAGTIGPHLAAKSEGDRLVTHLFESRLPGYVGWQWYAVLTRNSRSKVVTVNELGLLPSGDSVLAPEWVPWAERVRPEDEQQQEPEQQEPEQQEPEQQEPGQGTPDGLRAAEREPGDEGPADDGAEPDAETRTS, from the coding sequence ATGGACCCCCAACCTGATCAGCCGGGCACGCCAGTGCAGGAGCAGGCTGCCAAGACCCAGCCCAAGCGCAAGGCAGGCGTGCCCGTGTGGCGCACGGGCAAGCCCGATGCTTTCCTGGCCGCGGCGGTGGACACCGCCCGGGCTGCAGTGGAGGGCATCACCCCGGCCGGCACCATCGGGCCGCACCTGGCAGCCAAGAGCGAGGGCGACCGGCTGGTCACGCACCTGTTCGAATCCCGGCTGCCCGGCTATGTGGGCTGGCAGTGGTATGCGGTACTGACCCGTAACTCGCGCTCCAAGGTGGTCACGGTCAACGAGTTGGGCCTGCTGCCGTCCGGGGACTCCGTCCTGGCCCCGGAGTGGGTGCCGTGGGCCGAACGCGTCCGTCCCGAGGACGAACAGCAGCAGGAACCGGAGCAGCAGGAGCCGGAACAGCAGGAACCGGAACAGCAGGAGCCCGGGCAGGGGACCCCGGATGGGCTTCGGGCAGCGGAGCGGGAACCCGGGGATGAAGGGCCGGCCGACGACGGCGCGGAGCCTGACGCCGAAACAAGGACTTCCTGA
- a CDS encoding metal-dependent transcriptional regulator has protein sequence MTDLIDTTEMYLRTILELEEENIVALRARIAERLRHSGPTVSQTIGRMERDGLVVVSGDRHLELTDTGRKRATEVMRKHRLAERLLADVIGLDWAYVHDEACRWEHVMSERVERRIYEMLDHPTESPYGNPIPGLAALGGQAGPGFADGAISLVEAMKNYGPASGVTISRLAEPIQVEPELLAQLDEGGIRPGAAVALERVGEYISVRVPGIEGALELPPEVAAHVFVAISQP, from the coding sequence ATGACGGATCTGATCGACACTACGGAGATGTACCTCAGGACCATTCTGGAGCTTGAGGAAGAAAACATCGTTGCCCTTCGGGCCCGTATCGCCGAGCGTCTGCGCCACTCCGGTCCCACCGTTTCCCAGACCATCGGCCGCATGGAGCGGGACGGGCTGGTGGTCGTGTCCGGCGACCGGCACCTGGAACTCACGGACACGGGCCGCAAGCGCGCCACGGAGGTCATGCGGAAGCACCGGCTGGCCGAACGCCTGCTGGCAGACGTCATTGGCCTGGACTGGGCCTACGTCCACGACGAAGCCTGCCGCTGGGAACATGTCATGAGCGAGCGCGTTGAGCGCCGCATCTACGAGATGCTGGACCACCCCACCGAGTCGCCGTACGGCAACCCCATCCCTGGCCTTGCGGCGCTGGGCGGCCAGGCGGGGCCCGGCTTTGCCGACGGCGCCATCAGCCTGGTGGAAGCGATGAAGAATTACGGGCCCGCCTCCGGAGTGACCATCAGCCGCCTGGCGGAGCCGATCCAGGTGGAACCGGAGCTGCTGGCGCAGCTGGACGAGGGCGGTATCCGGCCGGGTGCCGCCGTGGCGCTGGAACGCGTGGGCGAATACATCTCCGTGCGGGTCCCCGGAATCGAAGGCGCATTGGAGCTGCCGCCCGAGGTTGCCGCCCACGTCTTCGTGGCCATCAGCCAGCCCTGA
- a CDS encoding helicase-associated domain-containing protein, whose amino-acid sequence MSLIRALGKDLEARSDDSLRALFAARPDLISPSVPDFAALAARASSRVSVQRALERLTRPQMQVLETLHLCTNTDTGHSASAEGLHQLIRGSSLAVIEQIMDTLQELALAHPAVPPHGAHAQAAGHHYYLPVGSLKDVVGIYPAGLGRSYTELVRLQPAFAQRVVQLVSELHRGGFAIHDASTPMEAALALQHWTSSPEALRDILANAPERTTALLARFRNWAMGAVPQAQRKASVTTEGADVGPVDWLLARGLLVPLDAAHVELPHSVGLALRGGAIIDDFTLSPPVPELGRTTAALRRNAALSAISETLRLVSELLHAVRENPLATLRSGGVGIREMRRLSDQLRVDQGVTGRLLELCGLAGLIRLDVDSSSWVQPPQLEWLVLPRQEQWLWLVNAWLASERVPSMVGQPMNTAAAAPSRGPSGATIPALSAGAQRPDAPVVRKRILEILHELTLEAAGPDGTVPVLDAAAVLQRAEWSQPRMARRFSSLIRGVLAEAEMLGLVGSGALSQLGSAFAEDQPDAALAILGEHLPAALNHVLLQADLTAVAPGYLAPALTEKLLVMADAEGQGPATIYRFSATSIKRALDEGYDAAGLLAFLREHSATAVPQPLEYLVEDTASRHGQLRVGQAASFVQSDDEAALRELLAGPKAAQLGLARLSPTVLTSSAPPRELAAALRSLGLSPSVDGVEPAAHVRRSSVPQESLRPVYTAPRMAPAAEEVDAQLDVLRRPGPAVGHHPGTAAGGEAATQLGLEALQRAIRLKQRIHMNVVDNLGNASLEIVVPLSVSGGRVRVFDPAKDTERVLSVHRIIDIEAAEELRQ is encoded by the coding sequence ATGTCCCTCATTCGAGCGCTCGGCAAGGACCTGGAGGCGCGCAGCGACGACTCGTTGCGCGCGTTGTTCGCCGCGCGGCCGGACCTCATTTCCCCCTCTGTTCCGGACTTCGCCGCGCTGGCGGCGCGTGCCAGTTCACGGGTCAGCGTCCAGCGTGCGCTGGAGCGCCTCACCCGGCCGCAGATGCAGGTGCTTGAGACCCTCCATCTGTGCACCAACACGGACACCGGGCACAGCGCCTCGGCGGAGGGCCTGCACCAGTTGATCCGGGGTTCATCCCTGGCCGTCATCGAACAGATCATGGACACCCTGCAGGAACTCGCTTTGGCGCATCCTGCGGTCCCCCCGCATGGCGCCCACGCCCAGGCTGCCGGGCACCACTACTACCTCCCTGTCGGCTCCCTCAAGGATGTGGTGGGAATCTATCCCGCCGGGCTGGGCCGCAGCTACACGGAGCTGGTCCGCCTGCAGCCGGCCTTCGCCCAGCGGGTGGTCCAGCTGGTCTCCGAACTGCACCGCGGCGGATTCGCGATCCACGATGCCAGCACGCCCATGGAGGCGGCGCTGGCGCTCCAGCATTGGACCTCCTCCCCCGAGGCACTGCGGGACATCCTCGCCAACGCCCCGGAACGGACGACGGCGTTGCTCGCCAGGTTCCGCAACTGGGCCATGGGTGCCGTCCCCCAGGCGCAACGGAAAGCGTCGGTCACCACGGAGGGTGCCGACGTCGGGCCCGTGGACTGGCTCCTTGCGCGCGGGCTGCTGGTTCCGCTGGATGCCGCCCATGTGGAGTTGCCGCACAGCGTGGGGCTGGCCCTGCGCGGCGGGGCGATCATCGACGACTTCACCCTGTCCCCGCCGGTCCCGGAGCTTGGCCGGACCACCGCGGCGCTGCGCAGGAATGCAGCGCTCAGCGCCATCTCTGAAACCCTGCGGCTGGTCTCCGAACTGCTGCATGCCGTCAGGGAGAACCCGCTGGCCACGCTGCGCAGCGGAGGCGTGGGGATACGCGAGATGCGCCGCCTGTCCGACCAGCTGCGCGTCGACCAGGGCGTGACGGGCCGGCTGCTGGAGCTGTGCGGCCTGGCAGGCCTGATCCGCCTCGACGTCGACTCGTCCTCATGGGTGCAGCCGCCGCAGCTGGAATGGCTGGTGCTGCCGAGGCAGGAACAATGGCTGTGGCTGGTCAACGCCTGGCTGGCCAGCGAGCGCGTGCCATCTATGGTGGGCCAGCCCATGAACACGGCAGCGGCAGCACCATCCCGGGGACCGTCAGGAGCCACCATCCCGGCGTTGTCCGCCGGTGCGCAGCGGCCTGACGCCCCGGTGGTCCGCAAGCGCATCCTGGAGATCCTGCACGAACTCACGCTCGAAGCTGCAGGACCGGACGGCACCGTGCCCGTGCTGGATGCCGCCGCGGTCCTGCAGCGTGCGGAATGGTCCCAGCCGCGGATGGCCCGGCGGTTCAGTTCCCTCATCCGGGGAGTCCTCGCCGAGGCGGAGATGCTGGGCCTGGTGGGCTCAGGTGCGCTGAGCCAACTCGGGAGCGCGTTCGCCGAAGACCAGCCCGATGCTGCCCTTGCCATCCTTGGCGAGCACCTGCCGGCAGCCCTGAACCATGTGCTGTTGCAGGCAGACCTGACCGCCGTTGCCCCCGGCTACCTCGCTCCCGCCCTGACCGAAAAGCTCCTGGTCATGGCGGACGCCGAGGGGCAGGGCCCGGCCACCATCTACCGCTTCTCGGCGACGTCCATCAAACGGGCACTCGATGAGGGCTACGACGCCGCAGGCCTGCTGGCGTTTCTCCGGGAACACTCCGCCACCGCTGTCCCCCAGCCGCTGGAGTACCTGGTGGAGGACACGGCCTCCCGGCACGGCCAGCTCCGGGTGGGCCAGGCCGCAAGCTTTGTCCAGAGCGATGATGAAGCCGCACTCCGCGAGTTGCTGGCGGGGCCCAAAGCGGCGCAGCTCGGCCTGGCCCGCCTTTCCCCCACGGTCCTCACGTCGTCGGCACCGCCCCGCGAACTCGCCGCCGCACTTCGGAGCCTGGGCCTGTCCCCTTCTGTGGACGGCGTCGAACCCGCCGCCCACGTCCGCCGGTCTTCCGTACCGCAGGAAAGCCTGCGTCCCGTCTATACCGCCCCGCGGATGGCGCCCGCGGCGGAGGAGGTTGACGCCCAGCTGGACGTCCTGCGGCGGCCGGGCCCCGCCGTCGGACACCACCCCGGTACCGCCGCCGGCGGCGAGGCAGCAACCCAGCTGGGGCTTGAGGCACTGCAACGGGCCATCCGGCTGAAGCAGCGGATCCACATGAACGTGGTGGACAATCTGGGGAATGCAAGCCTGGAAATTGTTGTTCCGCTTTCTGTGAGCGGGGGCCGGGTCCGCGTGTTCGATCCTGCCAAGGACACCGAGCGGGTCCTGTCCGTCCATCGCATCATCGACATTGAGGCCGCAGAGGAACTGCGCCAGTAA
- a CDS encoding NlpC/P60 family protein, which produces MSSRHHSARHRAQTVRTNPLDAMSKAVSANAGTVGRQAAVVAAASGLILSMGLPATAADTTAGVSASTESGSSQAALAVTAAPTATVSFERPVVKTTAAPKVEAVRTQSTASANRATTTGQEASPAAKTAETVSAAATSGIAAIAYTGIGHSYVWGGTSPVTGWDCSGFVQWVYAQAGISIPRTNAWSIMTPTSTPQPGDLVVQNGGAHVGIYVGNGMMISALNPSQGTLLHSPAATGTSSYYHYGN; this is translated from the coding sequence GTGTCTTCACGCCATCATTCTGCGCGCCACCGTGCGCAAACGGTTCGCACCAACCCCCTGGACGCCATGTCCAAGGCCGTCAGTGCAAATGCCGGGACCGTAGGCCGCCAGGCTGCCGTTGTGGCAGCGGCTTCCGGCCTCATCCTGAGCATGGGCCTGCCCGCCACGGCAGCTGACACGACGGCCGGTGTCTCTGCCTCCACCGAGTCCGGCTCGTCCCAGGCAGCCCTCGCTGTCACGGCCGCACCCACGGCCACGGTGTCCTTCGAGCGTCCGGTCGTCAAGACCACCGCTGCTCCGAAGGTGGAAGCGGTGCGTACCCAGTCCACGGCATCGGCGAACCGCGCCACCACTACAGGCCAGGAGGCGTCTCCGGCCGCCAAGACGGCGGAGACCGTATCCGCTGCGGCAACCTCGGGCATCGCTGCCATCGCCTACACCGGCATCGGCCACTCCTACGTGTGGGGCGGCACCAGCCCGGTCACCGGCTGGGACTGCTCCGGGTTCGTGCAGTGGGTTTACGCCCAGGCCGGAATCAGCATCCCCCGCACCAATGCGTGGAGCATCATGACTCCCACCTCCACCCCGCAGCCGGGTGACCTGGTTGTCCAGAACGGTGGCGCGCACGTCGGCATCTACGTCGGCAACGGCATGATGATCAGCGCACTCAACCCCTCCCAGGGCACGCTGCTCCACTCGCCTGCAGCCACTGGCACCTCCTCGTACTACCACTACGGCAACTAG
- a CDS encoding NlpC/P60 family protein, producing the protein MTTRATARHRAEVTKTNSIAVIAKAVSDNAGGMGRQAAVIAAASGLVLTSGIAANAADANVKRDSAPASALEVESAIDAPISAASTIAISYEKPAVTTTPAPVAEPEPQVEVQEAAPAAEPVAAPKVTAKVATAAAPAAPAAQASASGKGAAILSAAYAQLGVMQDCTMLVTNSLAAVGIHFHDWPAGYLSLGRTVSAAEAQPGDLIYYADGGAGMAHIAVYAGNGMAVHGGYNGNQTVVFSANVGSGPVFIRVN; encoded by the coding sequence ATGACGACTCGTGCCACCGCACGGCATCGCGCCGAGGTCACCAAAACCAACTCGATCGCTGTTATTGCAAAGGCCGTCAGCGACAACGCAGGCGGCATGGGCCGCCAGGCTGCGGTTATCGCTGCCGCTTCCGGCCTGGTCCTGACCAGCGGCATCGCGGCCAACGCTGCCGACGCCAACGTCAAGCGTGATTCCGCTCCGGCGTCCGCACTGGAAGTTGAATCCGCAATCGACGCCCCGATTTCCGCGGCTTCCACCATCGCCATCAGCTACGAGAAGCCCGCTGTCACCACCACGCCGGCTCCCGTCGCCGAGCCTGAGCCCCAGGTCGAGGTGCAGGAAGCTGCTCCTGCCGCCGAGCCCGTTGCGGCTCCCAAGGTCACCGCCAAGGTTGCCACCGCTGCTGCTCCGGCCGCTCCCGCTGCCCAGGCTTCCGCCAGCGGCAAGGGCGCTGCAATCCTCTCGGCCGCCTACGCCCAGCTCGGCGTTATGCAGGACTGCACCATGCTGGTCACCAACTCGCTGGCCGCCGTCGGCATCCACTTCCATGACTGGCCCGCCGGCTACCTGTCCCTGGGCCGCACCGTGAGTGCAGCCGAAGCGCAGCCGGGCGACCTGATCTACTACGCTGACGGCGGCGCGGGCATGGCCCACATTGCTGTCTACGCCGGAAACGGCATGGCAGTCCACGGCGGCTACAACGGAAACCAGACTGTGGTCTTCAGCGCAAACGTGGGTTCCGGCCCCGTGTTCATCCGCGTCAACTAA
- a CDS encoding M23 family metallopeptidase: MQTSRGRRRAAGPPSAPRVAEVVAAERPRDLHRDARRRRGPFRQMTEFAAASGIGQKAGIALAATGLVLTVTVPATSPVMATDAAGSAPLAASAVSPQPQISADVGAQIDFSRSAVVTQADPDGKLKQLLSAQSAGSVTRAASAGTLAAPLASLTTASPFGYRVSPITGGSGDFHRGQDFVAQCGTSVLAAATGTVTFAGWHQFGGGNRVVIDHGNGLETTYNHLSSFNVKVGQTVSRGDVVALSGTTGASTGCHLHFEVQVNGEVVDPMGWL, encoded by the coding sequence ATGCAGACCTCCCGGGGCCGCCGCCGCGCGGCCGGCCCCCCTTCGGCACCCCGGGTTGCCGAAGTTGTCGCAGCGGAGCGCCCCCGCGACCTGCATCGTGACGCGCGCCGCCGCCGGGGTCCCTTCCGGCAGATGACGGAGTTTGCCGCGGCCAGCGGTATTGGCCAAAAAGCCGGCATTGCCCTTGCCGCCACAGGCCTGGTGCTGACGGTCACGGTGCCCGCCACGAGTCCCGTCATGGCCACGGATGCCGCCGGCAGTGCCCCCTTGGCCGCGTCCGCCGTCAGCCCCCAGCCCCAGATCTCGGCCGATGTCGGAGCACAGATCGACTTCAGCCGGTCGGCCGTGGTGACCCAGGCCGACCCGGACGGGAAGCTGAAGCAACTCCTGAGCGCCCAGTCCGCCGGCTCCGTCACGCGTGCCGCTTCGGCCGGCACCCTGGCTGCACCCCTCGCCTCCCTCACCACCGCTTCCCCCTTCGGCTACCGGGTCAGTCCCATCACCGGAGGCTCCGGAGACTTCCACCGGGGCCAGGACTTCGTGGCGCAGTGCGGGACCTCGGTCCTGGCCGCCGCGACAGGTACCGTGACCTTTGCCGGCTGGCACCAGTTCGGTGGCGGAAACCGCGTGGTCATTGACCACGGCAACGGGCTGGAGACCACCTACAACCATCTCTCGTCCTTCAACGTCAAGGTGGGCCAGACCGTCTCCCGCGGGGACGTGGTGGCACTGAGCGGTACCACGGGCGCATCCACCGGCTGCCACCTCCACTTCGAGGTGCAGGTCAATGGCGAAGTTGTCGATCCCATGGGCTGGCTGTAA
- a CDS encoding DNA repair helicase XPB, with translation MTDGPLIVQSDKTILLEVDHELATEARHAIAPFAELERAPEHMHSYRLTPLGLWNARAAGLDAEKVLDALLKYSRFPVPHSLLIDVEETMSRYGRLRLEKDPRHGLVMRTDDYPVLEEVIRAKKIAPLLGPRIDGETVVVHASQRGQLKQLLLKLGWPAEDLAGYVDGTPHLISLNEDGWKLRPYQRLASENFWAGGSGVVVLPCGAGKTLVGAAAMATGSTTTLILVTNTVAARQWKDELLRRTSLTEEEVGEYSGALKEVRPVTIATYQVLTTKRGGIYPHLELVDGHDWGLIIYDEVHLLPAPIFRMTADLQARRRLGLTATLVREDGREGEVFSLIGPKRYDAPWKDIESQGYIAPADCVEVRVDLPKDERVAYAMADDADKYRLCATSESKTHVVEQLVALHAGEQLLVIGQYIDQLDDLGERLQAPVIKGDTSVKVRQKLFDAFRAGELQTLVVSKVANFSIDLPEASVAIQVSGSFGSRQEEAQRLGRLLRPKKDGRAARFYSLVARDTLDQEFAARRQRFLAEQGYAYRIMDAKDVHAAD, from the coding sequence GTGACCGACGGACCCCTGATCGTCCAAAGCGATAAAACCATCCTCCTCGAGGTGGACCATGAGCTGGCCACCGAGGCCCGGCACGCCATTGCGCCGTTCGCCGAGCTGGAGCGGGCGCCCGAGCACATGCACAGCTACCGGCTGACCCCGTTGGGGCTGTGGAACGCCCGGGCCGCCGGGCTGGATGCGGAGAAGGTGCTGGATGCGCTGCTGAAGTACTCGCGTTTCCCGGTTCCGCATTCGCTGCTGATCGACGTCGAGGAGACCATGTCCCGGTATGGACGCCTCCGCCTCGAAAAGGACCCGCGCCACGGACTGGTCATGCGGACCGATGACTACCCCGTGCTGGAGGAAGTGATCCGGGCCAAAAAGATCGCACCGCTGCTGGGTCCAAGGATCGATGGCGAGACGGTGGTGGTGCATGCCTCCCAGCGTGGGCAGCTCAAGCAGCTGCTGCTGAAACTCGGCTGGCCGGCGGAGGACCTGGCCGGTTACGTGGACGGCACGCCGCACCTGATCTCCCTCAACGAGGACGGGTGGAAACTGCGGCCCTACCAGCGCCTGGCCAGCGAAAACTTCTGGGCGGGCGGCAGCGGGGTGGTGGTGCTGCCCTGCGGCGCCGGCAAAACCCTGGTGGGGGCCGCGGCCATGGCCACCGGTTCCACCACCACACTGATCCTGGTCACCAACACCGTGGCCGCCCGGCAGTGGAAGGACGAACTGCTCAGGCGCACCTCCCTTACAGAGGAGGAAGTGGGCGAATACTCCGGCGCCCTGAAAGAGGTCCGGCCGGTGACCATCGCCACCTACCAGGTGCTCACCACCAAGCGCGGCGGCATCTACCCCCACCTGGAACTGGTGGACGGCCACGACTGGGGACTCATCATCTACGACGAGGTCCATCTCCTGCCCGCACCGATCTTCAGGATGACGGCCGACCTGCAGGCCCGCCGCCGCCTTGGGCTGACCGCCACCCTGGTCCGGGAGGACGGGCGCGAGGGCGAGGTGTTCAGCCTGATCGGACCCAAGCGGTATGACGCACCCTGGAAGGACATCGAGTCCCAGGGCTACATCGCGCCGGCCGACTGCGTGGAGGTCCGCGTCGACCTGCCAAAGGACGAACGCGTGGCCTACGCCATGGCCGACGACGCGGACAAATACCGGCTGTGCGCCACCTCCGAATCCAAGACACACGTGGTGGAGCAGCTGGTGGCGCTGCACGCCGGCGAGCAGCTGCTGGTGATAGGCCAGTACATTGACCAGCTGGACGATCTGGGCGAGCGGCTGCAGGCACCGGTGATCAAGGGCGATACCTCCGTCAAGGTACGGCAGAAGCTCTTTGACGCGTTCCGCGCCGGGGAGCTGCAGACCCTTGTGGTGTCCAAGGTGGCCAACTTCTCCATCGACCTGCCGGAGGCCTCGGTGGCCATCCAGGTCTCAGGCTCCTTCGGCTCGCGGCAGGAGGAGGCGCAAAGGCTGGGCCGGCTGCTGCGGCCCAAGAAGGACGGCAGGGCGGCCCGCTTCTACTCACTCGTGGCACGGGACACCCTGGACCAGGAGTTCGCTGCCAGGCGCCAACGGTTCCTGGCCGAGCAGGGGTATGCCTACCGGATCATGGACGCCAAGGACGTGCACGCCGCGGACTGA
- the serC gene encoding phosphoserine transaminase — protein sequence MSDTSITIPADLLPQDGRFGAGPSKVRQEQIDALAAASKTILGTSHRQAPVKNLVGAVREGLSQFFRAPEGYEVVLGVGGSTAFWDIASFGLVEKKAQHLSFGEFGSKFAAATNKAPFLEASSIIKSEPGTRPAAKAEAGVDVYAWPQNETSTGVAAPVKRVAGADEGSLVLVDATSAAGGLDVDVAESDVYYFAPQKNFASDGGLWLGLFSPAALERAARIKASGRWIPDFLDLQTAIDNSRLNQTYNTPSLSTLVTLNAQVQWLNSNGGLDFAAARTADSAGRIYSWAEASGFATPFVAKPEERSNVIATIDFDESIDAATVAKVLRANGIVDTEPYRKLGRNQLRIATFVAIEPSDVSALLASIDYVVGELRK from the coding sequence GTGAGCGACACCAGCATCACGATCCCCGCCGACCTCCTGCCCCAGGACGGGCGGTTCGGAGCCGGCCCGTCAAAGGTCCGGCAGGAGCAGATCGACGCGCTGGCAGCAGCTTCCAAGACGATCCTTGGCACATCGCACCGGCAGGCCCCGGTCAAGAACCTGGTCGGAGCGGTCCGTGAAGGGCTGAGCCAGTTCTTCCGCGCCCCGGAGGGCTACGAGGTGGTCCTCGGCGTCGGCGGCTCCACGGCTTTCTGGGACATCGCGAGCTTCGGCCTCGTGGAGAAGAAGGCCCAGCACCTGTCCTTCGGTGAGTTCGGGTCCAAGTTCGCCGCCGCCACCAACAAGGCGCCCTTCCTGGAAGCCTCCTCCATCATCAAGTCCGAGCCCGGCACCCGGCCCGCAGCCAAGGCCGAGGCCGGCGTGGACGTCTACGCCTGGCCGCAGAACGAGACCTCCACCGGCGTCGCCGCCCCCGTCAAGCGGGTAGCCGGAGCCGACGAGGGATCACTGGTCCTCGTGGACGCCACATCAGCGGCCGGCGGATTGGACGTGGACGTTGCCGAGAGCGATGTCTACTACTTCGCCCCGCAGAAGAACTTTGCCTCCGACGGCGGCCTCTGGCTTGGCCTGTTCTCCCCCGCAGCGCTGGAACGCGCCGCGCGCATCAAGGCCAGCGGCCGCTGGATCCCGGATTTCCTGGACCTGCAGACCGCCATCGATAACTCCCGCCTGAACCAGACCTACAACACCCCGTCGCTGTCCACGCTGGTGACGCTGAATGCCCAGGTCCAGTGGCTGAACTCCAACGGCGGCCTGGACTTCGCGGCTGCACGGACGGCCGATTCAGCCGGCCGCATCTACAGCTGGGCGGAAGCGTCCGGCTTCGCCACTCCGTTCGTGGCCAAGCCCGAGGAACGCTCCAACGTGATCGCCACGATCGACTTCGACGAATCGATTGATGCCGCCACCGTGGCCAAGGTCCTGCGCGCCAACGGCATCGTGGACACCGAGCCTTACCGGAAGCTGGGCCGCAACCAGCTGCGCATCGCCACCTTCGTGGCCATCGAGCCCAGCGACGTCTCCGCCCTGCTGGCCAGCATCGACTACGTGGTGGGCGAGCTGCGCAAGTAA
- a CDS encoding NTP transferase domain-containing protein — MEVNGLAFDAVILAGGRSSRLGGVPKQSLVFQGQSLLERAVAAAAGARHVAVVGEMASLPIWPPNLLSCREQPHFAGPAAAIAAGLDALADIGEGAPYLLVLACDMPLASQAVAALQEALQMSTAADPANVMAAEGGRPQPLVGFYRTPELTKACRDLAARGALVNGSVRSLLANLDVQLVTVPAGSTSDVDTWDDAAALGIAAGNQSERQDRQTGGANVGGNS; from the coding sequence GTGGAAGTGAACGGGCTTGCCTTTGATGCCGTGATCCTGGCCGGGGGGAGGTCATCGCGGCTGGGCGGCGTACCCAAGCAGTCGCTCGTCTTCCAAGGCCAATCCCTCCTCGAACGCGCTGTCGCTGCCGCCGCGGGGGCCCGGCATGTGGCAGTTGTGGGCGAGATGGCTTCCCTGCCAATCTGGCCTCCCAACCTGCTGAGCTGCAGGGAGCAGCCGCACTTCGCGGGCCCGGCGGCAGCCATAGCGGCCGGGCTGGATGCGCTGGCGGACATCGGCGAGGGTGCGCCCTACCTCCTGGTGCTGGCCTGCGACATGCCGCTGGCATCCCAAGCGGTGGCAGCGCTTCAGGAAGCTTTGCAGATGTCCACGGCGGCGGACCCGGCAAATGTCATGGCTGCCGAAGGCGGCCGCCCACAGCCACTGGTGGGTTTTTACCGCACGCCTGAGTTAACAAAGGCGTGCAGGGACCTCGCTGCCCGCGGGGCGCTGGTCAACGGCTCTGTCAGGTCGCTCCTTGCTAATCTGGACGTGCAGCTTGTCACAGTCCCTGCCGGGTCCACCTCCGACGTGGATACCTGGGATGACGCTGCCGCGCTGGGGATTGCCGCCGGGAACCAGAGCGAACGCCAGGACCGGCAGACGGGCGGAGCAAACGTGGGAGGCAATTCGTGA
- a CDS encoding HNH endonuclease, whose amino-acid sequence MRTLVLNAGYEPLAVITFRRALVLVLTGKASVVAEGDDPVVGPTDILGRPSVILLNRYIRPRYNHSTAVSRRGVLRRDGHKCAYCGKAAHTIDHVHPKSRGGADSWENLVAACLRCNNVKGDHTPAEMGWTLRFVPEPPHGTIWQIKELEKPTPAWDPFLLPERAA is encoded by the coding sequence ATGCGCACTCTCGTTCTGAATGCTGGATATGAACCGCTGGCGGTTATTACTTTCCGCCGGGCGCTGGTGCTTGTGCTCACGGGCAAGGCAAGTGTGGTTGCCGAAGGTGACGACCCCGTGGTGGGCCCTACTGACATTCTGGGCCGCCCGTCCGTGATCCTCCTCAACCGCTACATCCGGCCCCGGTACAACCACTCCACGGCCGTCAGCCGCAGGGGCGTACTCCGGCGCGACGGGCATAAATGCGCCTACTGCGGGAAAGCGGCGCACACCATTGACCATGTTCACCCCAAGTCCCGGGGCGGGGCCGATTCGTGGGAGAACCTGGTGGCCGCCTGCCTGCGCTGCAACAACGTCAAGGGCGACCACACTCCAGCCGAGATGGGATGGACCCTGCGGTTCGTGCCCGAACCGCCGCACGGAACCATCTGGCAGATCAAGGAACTGGAGAAGCCCACGCCGGCCTGGGACCCCTTCCTGCTTCCGGAACGCGCTGCCTGA
- a CDS encoding cold shock domain-containing protein, whose product MPTGKVKWYDKDKGFGFLAGEDGQEVFLPKSSLPEGVTELKAGTRVEFGVADGRKGAQALGLRVLDKTPSIAKAKRPSAKDLAPLVQDLVTVLDNLSGTLSKGKYPDGNKGKAIAAALRKVADELDV is encoded by the coding sequence GTGCCTACCGGCAAGGTCAAGTGGTATGACAAGGACAAGGGCTTTGGGTTCCTCGCGGGCGAAGACGGCCAGGAGGTCTTCCTGCCCAAGTCGTCGCTGCCCGAGGGCGTGACGGAATTGAAAGCGGGCACCCGGGTGGAGTTCGGGGTTGCGGACGGCCGCAAGGGCGCCCAGGCCCTGGGCTTGCGGGTGCTGGACAAGACCCCGTCCATCGCCAAGGCCAAGCGCCCCAGCGCGAAGGACCTCGCCCCGCTGGTTCAGGACTTGGTGACCGTCCTGGACAACCTGTCCGGAACCTTGTCCAAGGGCAAGTACCCGGACGGCAACAAGGGCAAGGCCATTGCTGCCGCCCTGCGTAAGGTTGCCGACGAGCTGGACGTTTAG